The proteins below are encoded in one region of Girardinichthys multiradiatus isolate DD_20200921_A chromosome 19, DD_fGirMul_XY1, whole genome shotgun sequence:
- the sumo3a gene encoding small ubiquitin-related modifier 3-like isoform X4, which produces MSEEKPKEGVKTENDHINLKVAGQDGSVVQFKIKRHTPLSKLMKAYCERQGLSKGQIRFRFDGQPINETDTPAQLEMEDEDTIDVFQQQTGGNC; this is translated from the exons ATGTCAGAGGAAAAGCCAAAG GAAGGAGTAAAGACAGAGAACGACCACATCAACCTCAAAGTTGCAGGGCAAGATGGGTCAGTCGTCCAATTCAAAATCAAACGACACACGCCGCTCAGCAAACTAATGAAGGCATACTGCGAACGACAG GGACTTTCAAAAGGGCAGATCAGGTTCAGGTTTGATGGCCAGCCAATCAATGAGACGGATACACCTGCACAG CTGGAGATGGAAGATGAAGACACTATAGATGTTTTCCAGCAGCAGACAGGCGGGAACTGCTAA